The Rosa rugosa chromosome 3, drRosRugo1.1, whole genome shotgun sequence sequence ACAGAAACACATAATATATTGCTTAATTTCTTGTAGAAATTCATGCATAACCATAGATAATAAACACAGTGGTTAGTCCTTGAAACTCGCAACACATTCACACTTGGTACTTGGTAGGAAGCAGGAGAAACTAATAGGCAGCATGACAGGGCAATATTGCATATGGTTTTTACATTTCTTCATCAGATCTTCAGATTTTTCATAAGCCTGTATAGATTAGAAGGAATTAGCATTATAAAAAAACTTTAAAACTTTAAGTACGCATAAAAGAAGCTTGTAGAGTAATATAGAAACTTCTAGTTGTCTTAGCTGACTTAACTAACATTATCTTAAACACATCCCATTAATTAGCTAAGGAGACACATGCAATTAGCCAGTTTCTTCTGGGAGCTTCCTTTTGAAGTAAGCTGTCCAATTTAAAAATGATTTGCCCGACTCGATCGTGGTTATTGTATTGTGTGTGATTCTTTAAATCTCTTGAACTACAAAAGCTGCAGAGTGCCTTAGCTAAGATCCAACAATCAGTGTCGCTAGCAAGCCTCTGGGGATCAATGAAGGAATCTGATAATTAAGTAACTTAAAAGGTCATGTATGGCGTCACACGACGGTCCTCATCATCTGTTTTAGAAGAACTGGCTGAGCTAGAGTATATAAATTAAACTAGTTTACTCATAGGAAACCATGTGCATTGAGAACTAACATAAGTAAGGATTAGATTTCATGTGGTGTTTTTCTTAGAAGCGGAAGTTAAATATAGTATGGAGTGTGGATATactataaaaaattattagggaaaaaacatataaaaattaAAGAGATATTGAACTGTCGCTGCCAGAATGGGGATGACATAACATAATCGGGAGGGATTACGTGGAAGGGTTATGCTCCCCTAGAGTTTTCTCACCTAATAATGCTGGAAATTAAGCTACCGAAACCCTGTTCATTTTCTTATGATTTGTTAACGAGTTAAGCTGCACGTGTCTTGAATAGACAAGGAGGGTGTCCTATACCTAATGACTATTCTTGATGTAGAAGCTAGATCCTATTCTTGATGTAGAAGCTAGATCCTATTGTACGTGCACCATCTTAATTAGAAATTCTCGATCAAATTACAGTGGATGCTTTCAAACCTTCTGAACTTGGTTTGAAATTTTCATGCATTTTCATACTCGGAAATCCCAAGCCAGAACATCGATCCCCATAACAAAGTTCATATACTGGGGTACCTATTGTGAACCTCCTACTTTATCAAGTCGTTTTTGGATCCATATATAACTTGGTAGAGCGATGACATAAAGGCACTTAAAAGAAGATTCTGACACATGCACTATCTTCTATGCTTAGACACAAAGGGATCGATATCATTACCATGGTTGCTTAAGAaatgaacaaatatatatacCAGAAAATGAAGGAGTTATTAAAGTAGAACTCGATACCTCTGTTCATAATCAGCAATTCCTCTAGAGCTGCTTCCAGTGGCCCTGTAATTGGGTATAGCGACTTGACCAGATTCTATATGCATGAGATCCTGCACCAGAATCTCATAGTGCCTCTTGACTTCCTCAGCTGATTTTCCACCCACAGCCTTGGCCACATTGTGCCACCGGTCCTGCGTGTCCTTGTCGTACACAGCCAGGGCCTTCTCGAACCGCTTGTTCTGCTTCGGCGTCCAGGAGGAGTTGGAATTCCGCGACGAACTCAGGGATGCCATAACTTGATTAGGCAAAGAAATTAAGCAAAAATGAGAGGAGCTGGGATGATGCTGTGGAGTTTGAGAGTGGGGAAGTGAAGGAATGCAGAAAAGGGCTTTGGCTAGAGTCAATGAGTTAGAAGACTGAAGTCAAGGGGAGATGATGGTATGCGAAAGAGATTGCCATGCTGCCTTTATAAGCAGGAGGAAAAGGGCTGTGGGATTGTGCAAGTTGGCGAATATTTTAGGACACAAACAAGATGTGATTCGCTTACCTTGTAGATCAACGCTATGAAGGACAATAAGCAAAAAGTAGATAGATAGCAATAGCTTGTATATTTTCAAACCTCAGTTGTCTTCTCCTTACTGCAAGTGGGATTTTGAGAATTTACAGCCTGGTTGGATTAGATCCCAATTAGTGTAGGTACGTAAGAGCTAGCTTCTAAGTTCCTTACCATTTGGACATCTTGTTATCTTTAATGTACCGTATTTAGACATGGCAAGATGCTATGCACGTAGGTATGATGAAAATCTTGAATGTGCATTATGGCTACGTCATATGTCCGCTCCACTAGTTACGTTTCAGAAACTTAAAACTCTATACACCCAAAATACATATTTTGTACGCGAAATACTTTTGTTTTCTATTAACTTATTACACATAGATTTTGATTCTTAGACAAGTCTATTGGTTGGACCAATTAAGTCTCTTGTAAGCATGACATATAGATAAGTGCTAGGACTTGGGAGTTTGAAGATAGATAAGATACACAATTTAGATGACGATGATTTGAATGAAacgcaagaagaagaaaatgttgTGTTGTCTTGCATTCATCATCATTCAGACCATGTACTGCGTGCATGAAGGAAATTTATGACGTTTTGTTTTTGTCAATTGCGCGCTTGTTCCATTTACTCTTCCATATCTTTTATCATGTCAGAATCGAACAGCAAGTTTCAAAAAAGCAGCAGATCAGTGGGACCTCATAGTCATAGGGAAAGAAAGACAGTAAAGGAGGTATAGATTTGGACGTAATTGTAAACATTGGTACTTGGAGATAGTGTGTTTGTGATGAGCAACATTCCAAAATGGTTAATTACTTGCGGGATGGTCAATCTGAATTACCAAGTGTAAGGTGTTTGCCCTCTAGATTCTGTGTCAGTTTACTTGCTGCAGTAGTCAAATGAAGAAGATCGATGCATGCATGAAATCTTTTTGTTTGCTAGGGAAGATTGTTTGCCTTGCCCACAGTAATTACCCAGTCTACCATTTACTGTCGgcaaaacaaaagaacaacCTTTGCCAACATGCACGAACGCTAGCCAGCAACACAAACAATCGAGTGGAGCCAAACCCGCACCGTTAAACACGACAAGAAACCCATGGAATCAACAACTTTCGACCTAGGATCAAATTTCTGAACGTATTAGCTAATTACTTTTGCTCGACTACTTGGTAATATATGTTTGGCCATAATACTTGTGTACCGGGACGGATCCACTTGAGAGGCTAGCCCAAGCCAAGATTCTTAAAGTATTTTAGCTACTATATGTATAAGCATCCACAAATGTAGGTTTGGTTCAGCTGGCAAAATGTAGTGTTGTTTTGCTTTTGCCTTTGTCTTCAGGCTTTCCTTGGTTCGAATCTCCATGGATgtaattcctaaaagccaattctcTCTTTTGACATCATCAGATTGGAAATGTTAAATTTCTcagtggaaaaaaacgaagaaattcgttatttaaattcatcacttcaatttccatcaaaacaggtgtcatttacgaattcatgtgcagtattcaatttttatttccaaaacaagacttttttctattttatctttttatttgttttaaactttcttcatttattacacatttcaaatcctaaatagatgcaaccaaacaatagaaattgcaattaattgaattttagattgatggagttaaagattccatcatttataaattcctacagattttataattttctcattcaAATGCACCCCTATAGTAGTCCTCTGTATTAGCTGGACCAATATGTATTTAGTCTAAAGATGGGCACTAGCAGAACAAGAACCTAAAGCTTTTGATGAACGGGGTCCAATCATATGCCCCCCCCAAAAAGCTGTGAGCTTTGAGGAATTGAGGAGGACCACTCGATGAGGGGAATTTCTGAATAAAGGGATCATATCTAGAATGAGTGAGTATTCTTTTGATTGCTGAATCTACTTGGAGAAAGAATCCTTTGGTGGTAGAATGTTCGAAAAGATAAGGAGGAGAAGAATGATCTCATCTTCGAACCAATGGGAATTATGAAATCTTTATGCTTAAAAGAGGTGATATACGGTTAGTTGAATATGATGCTGGAATTgaagaattgaaattgaatctaCAACTAATCTTTGGTTGAATTCCATGATAGAGTATATATGTTGCTTTCTACTTTGGAGGCAAAGAGTATAACGAATAGTGTTTGCTTGAtactctttatttttatttttcgatGGAACTTGATACTCACTAATTACGACCATATGATCTAGACATTTTCTTTTGCTTGAACAGTGACTACAAGTTGCATGCAGGTTCTTCAGAACCATTCGGCTGATTTGCAGAGATTGGATTGGGCGCTTTGAAATGTGGTCTGGAAAATGAAAAACAAGGTGAGCCCATCACATAATTGCTGGAAACCATTTTTCCTATTCTGCACTTCACTATCTAAAATAGAAGTCCACTGTATGTGTTGAACTAGAAAACTTTTATGTGGGAAGTAGCTTCAAGTTTGTGCTTATGTTTTATTACAGTGATCTTGGTGAACATAAAATGAAATTGCTATGAGCTTCAATAGTAATCTCCTCTAATGTACTCATTTAGTTGCTTCAATTCCCCGCTTTGCTGCTCCACTACTGCTCGAACAACATCTTTGATCGAAATCATGCCAACTAGCTTGCCATCTATGACCGGTACATGCCGAATTTGATTCTCTGTTAGAGTTAAGAGATCATCATTTATTTTGCTTCAAAATTTTCTTATATTCAACCAAATGCTAGGTGACTCTAATTTATGTGGTAATTACAGTATAGAAATACCTGTCATAAGTTGCATTGCCTGAAGAATGTTTGTGTCAGATGTCACTGTTATTAATTTGTTCTGTCAAAAGAAAAGACTTTCTTGAACTTATTGGTAAAAAAATGATTCTATATAGAATAGTGTGTAGAAGGTAAACTTCAAATATACCTCATTAGTCATAATCTCTCCAACCCTAGTGTACATGGGTGATCTGTCCTGTGCAACTATTTTCCTCACATAATCTGCTCAGTTATGCCACCATCAATAGGATCAGTAAAAATTCAATATCAGGTTGGATTCGACAAATTGATAAAACTATATGAAGTTAGTTCTGTAACTAATTTACCTCTTTCTGTGATGATTCCTGCAATATATTGTTGCTCTCCAGGCTTTAGTACAACTAATGACCCGATATTGTTTTTAGCCATCTGTAATTTCATTCTCATCGATATATAAATTAGAAATGGGTTCAGATTTTCCTACTACAGAATACAATACATTGACAGGAGACTCGAACGTACATTTTTTATAGCATCAATAACAGTGTCATTTGTGTGGCACCAGAGCCAAGGTCCAGTTTCTTCGCTCTTTTTCATCAGTACATCTTCCACAGTCACGTTCTCCAATCCTTTTAGGGCTGGAGAGGTAACCCATTTACAACTTGAACCTAACCTTTCTACCCAAGCAATTCGTCTCCTGCAGGAATGCTCCAAAGCTGCAGCTTTGAGTATCTCATGGCATGATCTCACAGCCCTAGCAATTCCTTGCATTTTTATTCCTGATTTACAGAAGTGTTATGAAACTTAATCTTGCTCATTATGATAAGCAGACTTTGCATATGTACAAGTTTATGAATTGAACtcgaagaaaaataaaaataaaactgcTGGAAATTTTTTGGTAAAACAGACCTTTTGGCAAACAAGAAAGCTGCGGAAAAATGATTGAAACTTCCCCGATGAAGGATGATGGGGTAAGGTTATGAAGCAGAGGATGTAGCAGCAAGTCATGTTATCATACGGTCATCTCTTACTTGACAAAACCTACTTTCCTCATATTCTTTTCTTGAATAACTTCAGGAAggaaatttcatttctttcGAGATTAGTTTCTTCTTTGCATCAGATTACTTGTTCAGGTGGGGACTGGATTTGATGTGCCTAAGTTTACTTCTTGCTTGATGAGGAAAGTGAAGTATTCTGATGacttcaattttcaatttcataaCAATGGGAATCATTTGTTGAAATAGTAGCAACCCATCTTAACACGTGCACTAAGCCGATGCTTTTGAAGGCAGCGTTCCGGCAAGTATATATACTTTGCATGCCTTTTGGAGATCTGCTAAAACAAGGTGGAGAAGCAGAATAAAATCCAAACATGAAGTAATTGAAGCCAAGAGATGCTAGACCTATTAGATAAGGAAAATCTGCCTTAAGCAATTGCTTAATTTCCCATTTAAGTCATAAACGATGCGTTAGGAAATACTTAATTGTAAGAGAGGGTAACGAAGCAGAAAGACCAGGAAAAGGTAAGGTATCAGATTCAACTTTAATATATACCAGACTTTACATGCTAAGCATCCATCAACTTCTTAAACAAAGCCAACCTTTTCATATCTCATTCCAAACAATTCATGGCAGACAAAAGGCTATCCTTTCGCTTCCGGTTCCCTTGGCGTAATAGTCCCCGTTCTAAAGAAGAACCAGAGCCACGCCCAACacctaaaacccaaaaccctgcCCAGTCAACCACCACAGTAGCCCCTGAGAGGCCACCATTTCGGCCAGCAGGAAAAACTTCGGTAAAGGGCTCTCCATCGCAAGCTCAGGGGCCACAAAAAACTGATCTTCCACCATCTCGTGCAGCCAGTGAGTCCCCAAAGACTCAATCCCCGTCTCGTTTATCTCCATCAAAGAACTCACATCCCACCACTCAACAAAGCTCTCCCCCATCAGCTGCCTCGTCTCAATCTCAACTATTACAAGAGGAAGCAATATCTCAGCCACAGAAACCTCGACGAAAAATACAAATCATATCTGAAACTGATTCCAGTGCTGAGGACAGTACTCCTAGAGAAACAACCTCTCATACTCGTGAAACTTCCCCTAAGAGTATAAAGGTATATGCTTCATCTGATAAATCAGATTCTGATACCCTCATTGGAGATCACAAGCAGCTTTCGGAATCAGAGGCAGAGTCAAAAGAGCACAAAGAAGCGGAGAAAGTAGTGCAGGTACCGGCAGTAGAAGAAAAGACCGATGATCCAGGTTACACAGAACCATTGCAAGAAAGGGTCACTCAACTTCCTGCTGCAGCAAAAGACTCGGGAAATCAGGCCAAAGACCCACTTGGAGATGCATTGCAAGCAGACCAGCGAAAGGAGAAGCAAGAAAAGGTCACTGAACTTCATGCTGGAGCAACAGACCCAGGAAATCACACCAAAGACCCACTTGGAGTTGCATTGCAAGCAGATCAGCAACACGAGAAGCAAGAAAGGGTTGCTGAACTTCATGCTGCAGCAACAGACTCAGGACATCACACCAAAGACCAACTTGGAGTTGCATCGCAAGCAGATCAGCAACACGAGAAGCAAGAAAGGGTCGCTGAACTTCATACTGCAGCAACAGACTCAGGAAATCACACCAAAGACCAACTTGGAGCTGCATTGCAAGCAGATCAGCAAcaggagaagaaagaaaattttgacagaaaggAGATGCTGGCCACCACCAGCTCTGATAAGAAACCTATCAAAACTGAGAGGAGCTCCTCAAGGGTGTATATTCGAAAGATGGTTGCATCGACTGGGGAACGACCTCCCCCAAATAAAGAAATCAGGGAAGATGTTTCCAAGGTTGATAAGCTGGCCATCGGGCAGCAAATGCTTGATAAGCCAGTTGGTGTTGTGACCTTAACTGGCAAAAACAGAGGAGCAGTAATGCTCTTCAGCTCAGAACCAGAAAAACGAGAAGAACCAGTCCACATACGCCGCGGTTACAAGCTCAATCCAGATGATAATGAAGCTACTACTGATGGAGAGGTAAGCAATGAGGAAGAAATTTTCGAGGACCAGATATTCGAAGGAGATCAACAATACATCAACAGCAATGTCCAGAGCATCAATAACTCTATTGTGTGCAGTAGTTCTGTCACGGAAAGGAATCCAGGTGTTGCTGTTTTTTCTTCAAACCCACCAGAATCCATCGATTCAAATAAAGAATCAGACTCCCTCCAAACACACAAGGCTCAAGTCATCCAAACACCTGCTGATAAGCTTACTCATGAATCCACTGTAAGACGGCGATGCCTTGGAGGGTTATTCATGGAATCCAGTGACTCAGAACCAGATAATCCCGCCAAGCCTCGACGTCATGGCTGCCGCTATATTTGCAGGAAGGAAAGCAAGGAAACAGAGATTGGTATTGTCTAATTAGGTACTATCTGGGCTCATAAGATCTACCAGAGAGATGTAAAAAGAAATGGCATAAATAACAGCAACCATGTTTGTACAAATTGAAAATAATAAGTTTATTGTGTCATCCTCCAGGCATACTATGATGAATCCATGCTAATGATCATAAAAAACATGCATTTGAGTATCAAGATTCACTCACacgaagtttcaaatatatagcTTAACAGGGTCATTATATATAGTCTCTGGAAAGTGAAACACTGGAAGTGGTCGAACAACTAACTGCTTTCATCTAAACAAACAAATTGGCAACTTACATTAATACTGCCATTACACAACCTCGTGCGACTTCAGGTAACGCACTAGCTAATCACCAAAAAGGCATAGCCTACAGTGCTTCGATCCAAAAGAATATTTACAGTTCACGTTAAGGgaagatgaacatgatagtCACATGATAAGAATTAATAGACAGTAATCATTCACAGGCTGGTTTTGTGTCAAAGCAGCTCAAGCAAATTGCGAAGGCTTGGAAAGTAGAGAGAGGGTATCGATAATCCATTGTGAAAATGTCTTTACCAATTTTCCCGAATTGCAGTATTACTTTCTCTTGTTCAGCCTCTGAGACATTCTGGGAAGGCTCTGCAGCAGCCACCAATTGGAAATTCTTTACCGAAGCCACCGTAACACGGCCCCTAAAATTTAGACACCAACACTGCAGCTGCTCATGCCATCTAGGAGCTTTGTTTTTCAAAATGAGTGGGTCACTCATGTCATCATACTCCAGATCCAGTCTGGGGCTACCACAGCTCAAATTATCAAGCAGCTTCTTTCCTTGTGAAACTGGCGACAGGGAGGTTTGCTGATTTAGACAATCTTTTAAATCAGTTGGAGTAGGCGCAACACCCCCTTCCTGAACTGCTGAGATGGGGATCGATTGCATGATGCACTGCATTCTTCTTGGTCCCCTTGTTCGAAGGATATTGAGCTCATAAGATACTGTAGCAACATTATAACTACCGGCAGGTATCCTTGAAATTGCATGCTTTGAATTCATTTTTTTATGTGACTTGTGATTTGTTTGGATTGGAGAGCCATGTGGAGGCTGACTATCATATATGGTAAACTTGGATCCCAGAAAATTAGACCTGTTCATCATTTACCAATCAATCgcataaaaagaagaaaagaatgagtCCTGTCAGtaaaaaaagaatcaatcatggCAATAATAAAGATGCATTGAGCTTGCCTTAGTTTTCCGACATAAGTAGTGCTTGCTCGAGAGAAATCATCTGCAGCCAAGGATATCACAAACTCTGTACTTGTTGCCCGTCTAATTTTCCTGGCTGTCAACAGTAGCTTACTCATGTCCCCGGAGAGAGCTGTAGGTTTATAAAGACAGTAAGTCACATGGATTTAACAGCTAGAGGCCTAGATAACCTTTTACAAAGTCTAAAGGATACTCTTGGAGCAATCAAAAGTTTCTAGCATTGAAACAATTACCAGGGCTTAGACCAAGAAACAGGCGATATGTCGAAGTTTCTCTTTCCCTCTGAATAAAGCACTGGATCAGAGAATCTCTCGGCCCCGGCTAGAAGAAGATTATATGCAATGCAAGTAAAGAGGAAAGTAAATAATCTTCAGTAGGTACATGGCAGACCTAAACGAAGAAACtaagactatatatatatatacctgctTGAGTGAGATGGGGAAGGTAAGCAAGCCACATTGCTCCGGAGTCTTGACAATCTCGTTTGTAATCTCCCTCCATGATCTGCAAACGGAAGCACAAGCAACGACATCCCTCCGAGCAGGCCAGGAGATCTCGGCTTgttccacgcgttggattatgTCATGAAGCAACTCAGGAGGCATGTCTGCCCATTGACTCTGCGGCACAGTTGATGATGGCAATGAAAATGGCTGTTCAGGTGCAATATATGCTTTGGTTCGGCGACGACGACGCATCtgctttctctcttctgctGCCCCTCCAGCCTTGGGCTTCTTCCTCATCTCATCTCTTATGATCCAGAGATCGCGGATTATGCTTTTCAATGACATTTATGACCGCTTAACAATAATGTGGCCACCGATCAATTGTTTCTCTTTCGAGCTTAAGAAATTCCAATTCACCTGGTAACAAATCGGCGCGCTACACAGTGATTTATTTAGTTACTGAAACTCCACGCTGCACTTTTTTCAGATTTCAGCACAACAATCTGCTCCATCATACGAAATGAAATTAGATCAGAACCATGAAGAAGAATAGGGCAATGTTCATCACGACAACACTAGATCCGATGTCAAAATCTAACACATCGCAGAGAAAAATAATGTACCCGGCCAAATGCGTCTCCGAGGCTTTTGGGAGGGAATGAAAGCCTCGGGAATGTGTGGGAGAGAGAGTAAGTGAAATCTTGTTATGAATGCGAGGGAATGGATCTCTGAGCAactctccttcttctttctccCTCTGTGTCAAAAACAAAGCCTCCTTTTATGGTTATGGAGCGAAACAGTTGGGCCGCATCGGCGGTCAGGCCCTCACCACCTGAGCCACCACCGCCGCTGTGACGTCCCTCACCGctgcaaacaaaaaaaaaaaaaaaaaagcaaaagcaaaaggccttttctctctcttgctCTGTATCTCAATCCCAAAGCCTCTCAAAGCCTCTGTCTTTCTATTAAAACGCCATTTTCTTAACGACCTCTATTTTCGCCGGTTAAATTCCGCGGCTCCGCTCCCGTGATTGCGCTTCCACTATTCCTAATTTGCGCCCCCGTTGTGATCTCTGTGACCCTCTCCTCTATTTATAGCCGTGGCAACATACGGCTGTACCAGGCATATAAATTATCTGAAATTCAaatggatattttttttttatcaaaaaaataatgtaatgttaaaaaaaaaaaaaaagttaatacaataatGTTGATTGGCCAGTAATATCGCCATGCATCTCCATTTTTTCTTAAAATTATTTTTGTATTACACGATATTTTTTTCTCAGTGAGTCATTTGTGATTGCACTTACAACTTTTCACTTACAAA is a genomic window containing:
- the LOC133739307 gene encoding protein RADIALIS-like 6, producing the protein MASLSSSRNSNSSWTPKQNKRFEKALAVYDKDTQDRWHNVAKAVGGKSAEEVKRHYEILVQDLMHIESGQVAIPNYRATGSSSRGIADYEQRLMKNLKI
- the LOC133735933 gene encoding CBS domain-containing protein CBSX3, mitochondrial-like; translation: MQGIARAVRSCHEILKAAALEHSCRRRIAWVERLGSSCKWVTSPALKGLENVTVEDVLMKKSEETGPWLWCHTNDTVIDAIKNMAKNNIGSLVVLKPGEQQYIAGIITERDYVRKIVAQDRSPMYTRVGEIMTNENKLITVTSDTNILQAMQLMTENQIRHVPVIDGKLVGMISIKDVVRAVVEQQSGELKQLNEYIRGDYY
- the LOC133735932 gene encoding tubby-like F-box protein 5 produces the protein MSLKSIIRDLWIIRDEMRKKPKAGGAAEERKQMRRRRRTKAYIAPEQPFSLPSSTVPQSQWADMPPELLHDIIQRVEQAEISWPARRDVVACASVCRSWREITNEIVKTPEQCGLLTFPISLKQPGPRDSLIQCFIQRERETSTYRLFLGLSPALSGDMSKLLLTARKIRRATSTEFVISLAADDFSRASTTYVGKLRSNFLGSKFTIYDSQPPHGSPIQTNHKSHKKMNSKHAISRIPAGSYNVATVSYELNILRTRGPRRMQCIMQSIPISAVQEGGVAPTPTDLKDCLNQQTSLSPVSQGKKLLDNLSCGSPRLDLEYDDMSDPLILKNKAPRWHEQLQCWCLNFRGRVTVASVKNFQLVAAAEPSQNVSEAEQEKVILQFGKIGKDIFTMDYRYPLSTFQAFAICLSCFDTKPACE
- the LOC133735931 gene encoding uncharacterized protein LOC133735931, yielding MADKRLSFRFRFPWRNSPRSKEEPEPRPTPKTQNPAQSTTTVAPERPPFRPAGKTSVKGSPSQAQGPQKTDLPPSRAASESPKTQSPSRLSPSKNSHPTTQQSSPPSAASSQSQLLQEEAISQPQKPRRKIQIISETDSSAEDSTPRETTSHTRETSPKSIKVYASSDKSDSDTLIGDHKQLSESEAESKEHKEAEKVVQVPAVEEKTDDPGYTEPLQERVTQLPAAAKDSGNQAKDPLGDALQADQRKEKQEKVTELHAGATDPGNHTKDPLGVALQADQQHEKQERVAELHAAATDSGHHTKDQLGVASQADQQHEKQERVAELHTAATDSGNHTKDQLGAALQADQQQEKKENFDRKEMLATTSSDKKPIKTERSSSRVYIRKMVASTGERPPPNKEIREDVSKVDKLAIGQQMLDKPVGVVTLTGKNRGAVMLFSSEPEKREEPVHIRRGYKLNPDDNEATTDGEVSNEEEIFEDQIFEGDQQYINSNVQSINNSIVCSSSVTERNPGVAVFSSNPPESIDSNKESDSLQTHKAQVIQTPADKLTHESTVRRRCLGGLFMESSDSEPDNPAKPRRHGCRYICRKESKETEIGIV